A section of the Terriglobia bacterium genome encodes:
- a CDS encoding DinB family protein has protein sequence DSHMNAFIRFKLALTEDVPTIKPYDEKRWAELADVRKTPVEVSLALLGAIHERWVNLLKSLGPGDFARTFIHPEHQAPLTLEKTLALYAWHGAHHTAHVTSLSDRMGWKTPKPRAERKPGPRKAKRTRRA, from the coding sequence CCGACAGTCACATGAACGCCTTCATCCGCTTCAAGCTGGCGCTCACCGAAGACGTGCCGACCATCAAGCCGTACGACGAAAAGCGCTGGGCCGAGCTCGCCGACGTGCGCAAGACACCGGTCGAGGTCTCGCTCGCCTTGCTCGGCGCCATTCACGAGCGCTGGGTGAACCTGCTCAAATCGCTCGGGCCCGGAGACTTCGCTCGCACCTTCATCCACCCCGAGCATCAGGCCCCACTCACCCTCGAGAAGACGTTGGCCCTCTACGCCTGGCACGGCGCGCACCACACCGCCCACGTCACCTCGCTCAGCGACCGAATGGGATGGAAGACCCCGAAGCCGCGCGCCGAGCGGAAGCCCGGGCCTCGCAAAGCAAAGAGGACAAGACGGGCTTAG
- a CDS encoding VCBS repeat-containing protein codes for MRRRVRVIAASLALLTAATVLAKDGRALALRHVAIDLPAAPAAVVSADLEGDGRIEAVTSAQSDSGAGELKQGKEPHFKYSFHHVGRDLRVEAAPYQEIEVVGYPVGDVFGEESAGAFRDLDGDGRRDLVTVTLDFSVFQIVRVLATKKIAVGFAFHVWAQGADGRFREVTGQDLDDRFTFDLNDLRFDRLTEIAGDLDGDGKLDFVRLGGGKTIEIRRGGPSCRFSPKYDVRIQLDDELSDVSQVRIRDLDGDGRADLSLVRPLPSPEAEVSPPVRLDLYLSGGGR; via the coding sequence ATGCGTCGTCGAGTACGAGTCATCGCGGCGAGCCTCGCATTGCTGACCGCGGCCACCGTCCTCGCGAAGGATGGACGAGCCCTCGCGCTCCGGCACGTGGCGATCGACCTACCGGCGGCGCCCGCCGCGGTCGTCTCCGCCGATCTCGAAGGCGACGGCCGGATCGAGGCGGTGACGTCCGCGCAGTCCGACTCGGGAGCCGGAGAGCTCAAGCAGGGCAAGGAGCCGCATTTCAAGTACAGCTTCCACCACGTCGGCCGGGACCTGCGCGTCGAGGCGGCACCCTACCAGGAGATCGAGGTCGTCGGCTACCCGGTGGGCGACGTCTTCGGCGAGGAGAGCGCGGGCGCCTTTCGAGACCTCGACGGGGACGGACGAAGAGACCTCGTCACCGTGACGCTCGACTTCTCGGTGTTCCAGATCGTCCGCGTCCTCGCGACGAAGAAGATCGCGGTCGGCTTTGCGTTCCACGTCTGGGCGCAGGGAGCGGACGGGAGGTTTCGCGAGGTGACCGGTCAGGATCTCGACGACCGGTTCACGTTCGACCTCAACGACCTCCGGTTCGACCGCCTGACGGAGATCGCCGGCGATCTCGACGGGGACGGGAAGCTCGACTTCGTGAGGCTGGGGGGAGGCAAGACAATCGAGATCCGTCGGGGAGGCCCCAGCTGCCGATTCTCGCCGAAGTACGACGTCAGGATCCAGCTGGACGACGAGCTGTCGGACGTGTCCCAGGTACGGATTCGCGATCTGGACGGCGACGGTCGCGCCGATCTCTCTCTCGTGAGGCCGCTCCCATCCCCCGAAGCGGAGGTGTCGCCGCCGGTGAGGCTCGATCTGTATCTCAGCGGGGGCGGCCGATGA
- a CDS encoding VCBS repeat-containing protein has translation MRRAAWILLALAAAAQDALAKKAPPPPPEIPPAEGVHLARVEGGTRLDAVLPGSLRGYALPRRADGSRDIVLLVGTVRPTTLQKRDEKQRAVTTPCDGVDPVEAARAAPTELLRLDPSGSGGLEVLRDDLPADAEGLDALDLDGDGNEELLIFLSGEIRSLRDAEGKRFAGAPEPLVSDPSLGEGAREPRVVRSASTSGALFPVATAEGLHAYGRLADGRFGLASNTPLPVSTSMSGRRIRVITPSVTEIGARPGGTSMLAASGDGDGEIRSDRLRSILLDPSAEPARRAVECWSKLPAREWLHDRFYRSLDGRPAMIVTTTPANKLKIFGEKWLRLFLLEEDRTKAGKAPVLAADIGASLWQSVEPVFLDVNGDGRTDLVVSYWKGMKKDAVKLDAFLRNEDGSFDPTPRGTTIDAKDGDRTFLEYGRDIDGDGAADLLVLAEGKVLIFPGVKAPPKGEGIVAATPRYSLPLPSFSSLASSGSIVVSVGSEGMSAETRRAGLGSPRPIDLDGDGRPEILIDANLKDGRSAIVIFRLATRP, from the coding sequence ATGAGGCGCGCAGCGTGGATCCTGCTCGCGCTCGCCGCCGCCGCCCAGGACGCGCTCGCGAAGAAGGCCCCTCCTCCCCCACCCGAGATTCCGCCCGCGGAAGGCGTCCACCTGGCGCGCGTCGAGGGGGGAACGCGACTCGACGCGGTGCTCCCGGGCTCGTTGCGAGGTTACGCCTTGCCGCGCCGGGCCGACGGGAGCCGCGACATCGTCCTCCTCGTGGGAACGGTGCGGCCGACGACCCTGCAGAAGCGGGACGAGAAGCAGAGGGCGGTTACGACGCCGTGCGACGGGGTCGATCCCGTGGAGGCAGCCCGTGCCGCGCCGACCGAGCTGCTACGACTCGATCCCTCGGGGAGCGGCGGGCTCGAAGTCCTGCGAGACGACCTCCCGGCCGATGCTGAGGGTCTCGACGCGCTCGACCTCGACGGCGATGGGAACGAGGAGCTTCTGATCTTCCTGTCGGGGGAGATTCGTTCGCTTCGTGACGCGGAGGGCAAGCGGTTCGCGGGAGCGCCGGAGCCGCTCGTTTCCGACCCGTCCCTCGGCGAAGGAGCGCGCGAGCCGAGGGTCGTCCGCTCGGCGTCCACCTCGGGAGCGCTCTTCCCGGTCGCGACCGCGGAGGGCCTCCACGCGTACGGCCGGCTCGCGGACGGCCGCTTCGGCCTGGCGTCGAACACGCCCCTTCCCGTTTCGACCTCGATGTCGGGACGCCGAATCCGGGTCATCACACCCTCCGTGACGGAGATCGGAGCACGCCCCGGCGGCACCTCGATGCTGGCGGCGAGCGGCGACGGCGACGGAGAGATACGGTCGGACCGACTTCGATCGATCCTCCTCGATCCCTCCGCGGAGCCGGCGCGCCGCGCGGTCGAGTGCTGGTCGAAGCTCCCGGCGAGGGAGTGGCTCCACGACCGGTTCTATCGCTCCCTCGACGGACGCCCGGCGATGATCGTCACGACGACGCCCGCGAACAAGCTCAAGATCTTCGGCGAGAAGTGGCTCCGGCTGTTCCTCCTCGAGGAGGATCGGACGAAAGCCGGGAAGGCTCCCGTCCTCGCCGCGGACATTGGCGCGAGCCTCTGGCAATCCGTCGAGCCCGTGTTCCTCGACGTGAACGGCGACGGCCGGACGGATCTCGTCGTCTCCTACTGGAAGGGGATGAAGAAGGACGCGGTGAAACTGGACGCGTTCTTGCGGAATGAGGACGGGAGCTTCGACCCGACGCCGCGAGGGACGACGATCGACGCTAAGGACGGTGATCGGACGTTCCTCGAGTATGGCCGCGATATCGACGGGGACGGGGCGGCGGATCTCCTCGTGCTCGCGGAGGGAAAGGTCCTGATCTTCCCCGGCGTGAAAGCTCCGCCCAAGGGGGAGGGGATCGTCGCGGCAACGCCGCGCTACTCCCTTCCGCTACCTTCCTTTTCCTCGTTGGCCTCGTCCGGCAGCATCGTGGTGAGCGTCGGATCGGAAGGGATGTCGGCGGAAACGCGCCGAGCCGGGCTCGGGTCGCCGCGGCCAATCGACCTCGACGGCGACGGGCGGCCGGAGATTCTCATCGACGCGAACTTGAAGGACGGGCGGAGCGCGATCGTGATCTTCCGGCTCGCCACCCGGCCCTAG
- a CDS encoding DUF2029 domain-containing protein has protein sequence MSPDERDTFRAMAMSRLRAVLLDEKTLAAIVLAGVTLWTNYLTATKVASIDFFHYWFASRAVSERMVPDIYSDEGRRLLSQRSLELAAASRSQQLHKAATAVAKFNNNEVHTTGTPFAYCFFGLFSTGEYRRDLSAYALFCTACLAVSILVLCRTLGFSLAASLVILVVTATSAPLNSEILVGNVNQIQLALLAAIVWLQSRRQSLWADLLTGAVGVTAAMFKPNLALVGVTLAAVWACNRRLDKLGRVALGGAAGAALVAGISMLYFGSANCFGQWLQNVPRLMRNDYTLEMGNFSLPRILSGTLHFDPSWILLVGLLAVFVVCALLGRGRGGDPGEESFRQAYLAVCIAAAISLVATPLIWLHYFLLTFPLAIYLLQPRLSSPRAVVVLRVMTAVALLFLSKPMMENEVLDYPTKVAVTNLGVLMLLAGGLWQLMTLKRDDPAPLLGLRADGTVSPGVERDDTRDGGRVSSSRPF, from the coding sequence ATGTCACCCGATGAGCGAGACACGTTCCGCGCGATGGCGATGTCGCGGCTTCGGGCGGTGCTGCTGGACGAGAAGACGCTGGCGGCCATCGTGCTGGCAGGCGTCACGCTGTGGACGAACTACCTCACCGCGACGAAGGTAGCCTCCATCGACTTCTTCCATTACTGGTTCGCCTCCCGCGCCGTCTCCGAGCGAATGGTCCCGGACATCTACAGTGACGAGGGGCGCCGATTGCTGAGTCAGCGCTCACTGGAGCTGGCCGCCGCGTCACGCAGCCAGCAGCTGCATAAGGCGGCCACCGCCGTCGCCAAGTTCAACAACAACGAGGTGCACACCACCGGCACGCCATTCGCGTACTGCTTCTTCGGGCTCTTCAGCACGGGCGAGTACCGGCGCGACCTGTCGGCCTATGCGTTGTTCTGCACGGCCTGTCTGGCTGTCTCGATCCTGGTCCTGTGCCGCACGCTGGGCTTCTCGCTGGCGGCTTCTCTGGTGATCCTGGTCGTGACGGCGACCTCGGCGCCGCTGAATTCGGAGATCCTCGTCGGCAACGTCAACCAGATCCAGCTGGCGCTACTGGCGGCGATCGTTTGGCTGCAATCAAGGCGGCAGTCCCTCTGGGCCGACCTCCTCACGGGTGCGGTGGGGGTGACGGCCGCCATGTTCAAGCCCAACCTGGCGCTGGTCGGGGTGACTCTGGCGGCGGTGTGGGCTTGCAACCGCCGACTGGACAAGCTGGGTCGAGTCGCTCTGGGCGGCGCTGCGGGGGCGGCCCTGGTTGCGGGAATTTCCATGCTCTACTTCGGCTCGGCGAACTGCTTTGGCCAATGGCTGCAGAACGTCCCGAGGCTGATGCGAAACGACTACACGCTCGAGATGGGGAACTTCAGCCTCCCCCGAATCCTGAGTGGCACGCTGCACTTCGACCCCTCGTGGATACTGCTGGTTGGCCTTCTGGCGGTGTTCGTCGTGTGCGCGCTGCTGGGGCGTGGGCGCGGCGGCGACCCCGGCGAGGAGTCCTTCCGGCAAGCGTACCTGGCGGTGTGCATTGCGGCCGCCATCAGTCTGGTGGCGACGCCTCTGATATGGCTGCACTACTTCCTGCTGACCTTCCCGCTGGCGATCTACCTCCTGCAGCCGCGGCTGTCGTCCCCGCGTGCGGTCGTCGTTCTGCGCGTCATGACCGCCGTGGCGCTGCTGTTCCTGAGCAAGCCGATGATGGAGAACGAGGTCTTGGATTACCCCACGAAGGTGGCGGTGACGAACCTGGGCGTGCTGATGCTGCTGGCCGGCGGCCTGTGGCAGCTCATGACCCTCAAGCGCGACGACCCGGCGCCGCTGCTCGGTCTTCGCGCCGACGGGACCGTATCCCCAGGGGTTGAAAGGGATGACACACGCGACGGCGGTCGTGTCTCCTCCTCCCGACCGTTCTGA